Proteins encoded together in one Solidesulfovibrio fructosivorans JJ] window:
- a CDS encoding MBOAT family O-acyltransferase — MNITSFEFALFFAAILPLNWILRRWAAPYRVFLLLASYVFYASFNAKFLLILLVFSFLTWFFAVVFAETSDLRFRRFCMILYVAFSLGMLIFFKYYEMLYISADWLFRSVSVENPVPLLDVIMPIGISFFTFQGMSYAIDVYREPAKVERSLIEVFCFISFFPTILSGPILRAGNFLPQLKNNKVEPVDFTRAFYLLTRGLIKKIIISSYLSEHIVRATFGAPEGFSSAAVLVGVLSYSAQIYCDFSGYSDLAQGIALLMGFNVPDNFNAPYISQSLRDFWRRWHITFSVWLRDYLYISLGGNRKGRTRKFVNLIATMGLGGLWHGAAYNFLVWGFIHGFGLVGNHLIMEYRKGRAAARAAAGILPPSGPTASGMAWATLCWLTTFSYVTVAWVFFGAEDAGKAVDILRRIAAWDPSGAGFRPTCLVLVGLVLAVQLLNWSGRDVFRRGFEWLPMPLQGLALGIAATLILKLGPDGVLPFIYFQF; from the coding sequence ATGAACATCACCAGCTTTGAATTCGCCTTGTTTTTCGCGGCGATACTGCCGCTCAACTGGATCCTGCGCCGCTGGGCCGCCCCCTACAGGGTGTTTTTGCTCCTGGCGTCCTACGTCTTTTACGCCTCGTTCAACGCCAAGTTTCTGCTGATCCTTCTGGTCTTCAGCTTCCTGACCTGGTTTTTCGCCGTGGTCTTCGCCGAGACCTCCGACCTGCGGTTCCGACGATTCTGCATGATCCTCTACGTGGCGTTTTCCCTGGGCATGCTCATTTTCTTCAAGTATTACGAGATGCTCTACATCTCCGCCGACTGGCTCTTCCGCAGCGTATCGGTCGAAAATCCCGTGCCCCTGCTCGACGTCATCATGCCCATCGGCATCTCCTTTTTCACGTTCCAGGGCATGTCCTACGCCATCGACGTCTACCGGGAGCCGGCCAAGGTGGAGCGCAGCCTGATCGAGGTCTTTTGCTTCATCTCCTTTTTCCCGACCATTCTGTCCGGGCCCATCCTGCGGGCCGGCAATTTTCTGCCCCAGCTCAAAAACAACAAAGTGGAGCCGGTGGATTTCACCCGGGCCTTTTACCTGCTCACCCGGGGGCTCATCAAAAAGATCATCATCTCGAGCTACCTGTCCGAGCATATCGTGCGCGCGACCTTCGGCGCGCCCGAAGGGTTTTCCTCGGCCGCCGTGCTGGTCGGGGTGCTGTCCTACTCCGCCCAGATCTACTGCGACTTTTCGGGCTATTCCGATCTGGCCCAGGGCATCGCGTTGCTGATGGGCTTCAACGTGCCGGACAACTTCAACGCGCCCTACATCTCCCAGTCCCTGCGCGATTTCTGGCGGCGCTGGCACATCACCTTCTCCGTGTGGCTGCGCGATTACCTCTATATTTCCCTTGGCGGCAACCGGAAGGGCCGCACGCGCAAATTCGTAAACCTGATCGCCACCATGGGCCTTGGCGGCCTGTGGCACGGCGCGGCCTACAATTTTCTGGTCTGGGGCTTCATCCATGGCTTCGGGCTGGTGGGCAACCACCTGATCATGGAATACCGCAAGGGCCGGGCGGCGGCCCGGGCGGCGGCGGGCATCCTGCCGCCGTCGGGTCCCACCGCTTCGGGCATGGCCTGGGCGACGCTTTGCTGGCTGACGACGTTTTCCTACGTCACGGTGGCCTGGGTCTTTTTCGGGGCCGAGGATGCGGGCAAGGCCGTGGACATCCTGAGACGCATCGCGGCCTGGGACCCCTCGGGCGCGGGATTCCGGCCCACCTGTCTGGTGCTGGTGGGGCTCGTCCTGGCCGTGCAGCTTCTCAATTGGTCGGGCCGGGACGTGTTTCGCCGGGGCTTCGAATGGCTGCCCATGCCGCTGCAGGGACTGGCCCTCGGCATCGCGGCGACGCTGATCCTCAAGCTCGGCCCGGACGGCGTTCTGCCGTTTATTTATTTCCAGTTTTAG
- a CDS encoding DUF459 domain-containing protein, translating to MRNPSQALLLAVLMASLILPPVLPAAKAAAAGPAHNTRTRILLVGDSLSIGLGKQLETVFAGQPGVRFEHLGKVSSGLANPAFFDWDAHLTSLVAASHPDIVLVMVGANDDKPLPGANGKSLPFGTKAWDAAYAARLSKLHAIVRAANPGASVYFIGVPVMADAAFDKKMIHMSGVIAATARRLPDSHYIDVRDVLAAADGAFAPMARTPDGGLTKLRADDGVHISGTGSRLLAGRCLEAVADPAGLPRARLLASIEDRNARPVAGAAAKPAVVPVTMVAAVTPEPAKPRTAKPQAAKPAVAKAQARPAKTPEVAVAAAKPASPATAAAYTVADGDTLWSVAKRLGVSADALTQANPGVDPRRMSIGQSLSVPAGGAMVAAAASATQSALAAGHGHIVAEGDNYWSVARRYDVSVAALTAANPGVDPTRLRIGQELVIPGAASGAPVHVADDGRYVVADGDNFWSIAHRLGIDVAALTQANAAVNPQKLQPGQVLSLPGVSKADSGDHAPALESRTVGDAALYPVAKGDTLWGLSRRFGVDLDTLLTVNGEVDPSRLQVGQLVTIPGGQPVASAETLAFPVSEGDTLASIAKRFDVSVAELMAANPGVDPLRLQVGQVLRVPSSLAAVAASGSGRQTPAQASVPVANPAEATPAPGRSPRQHTVSLGDTVWDIAQRYGLSVERILAANSGLDPMHLRIGQTMRLPGDAVVTMAAVR from the coding sequence ATGCGAAACCCGAGTCAGGCCCTCCTCCTGGCCGTATTGATGGCGTCCCTGATCCTGCCTCCGGTGTTGCCGGCGGCCAAGGCGGCTGCGGCCGGCCCTGCCCATAACACGCGGACGCGCATCCTGCTTGTGGGCGACTCTCTTTCCATCGGTCTTGGCAAGCAGCTGGAAACCGTTTTCGCCGGCCAACCCGGCGTGCGTTTCGAGCATCTGGGCAAGGTCTCGAGCGGGCTGGCCAATCCGGCCTTTTTCGATTGGGACGCCCATCTGACCTCCCTGGTCGCGGCCAGCCATCCCGACATCGTGCTCGTCATGGTCGGGGCCAACGACGACAAGCCGTTGCCCGGCGCGAACGGCAAATCGCTTCCGTTTGGCACCAAGGCCTGGGACGCGGCCTATGCGGCGCGCCTGTCCAAGCTCCATGCCATCGTCCGGGCGGCCAACCCCGGCGCTTCCGTCTATTTCATCGGCGTGCCGGTCATGGCCGATGCCGCCTTCGACAAAAAGATGATCCATATGAGCGGGGTTATCGCGGCCACGGCGCGCCGCCTGCCCGACAGCCATTATATCGACGTGCGCGACGTCCTTGCCGCCGCCGACGGCGCGTTCGCCCCGATGGCCAGGACCCCGGACGGCGGCCTGACCAAGTTGCGGGCCGACGACGGCGTGCATATTTCCGGGACCGGCTCCCGGCTTCTGGCCGGACGCTGCCTGGAAGCCGTGGCCGACCCGGCCGGACTGCCCAGGGCGCGGCTTTTGGCCTCCATAGAGGACAGGAACGCCCGGCCGGTGGCCGGCGCGGCGGCCAAGCCCGCCGTCGTGCCCGTCACGATGGTGGCCGCCGTGACGCCCGAGCCTGCCAAGCCGCGCACCGCAAAACCCCAGGCCGCCAAGCCGGCAGTCGCCAAAGCGCAGGCGCGGCCGGCCAAAACGCCCGAAGTGGCGGTCGCCGCGGCCAAGCCCGCTTCTCCGGCGACTGCCGCCGCCTACACCGTGGCCGACGGCGACACGCTTTGGTCCGTGGCCAAGCGCCTCGGCGTCTCGGCCGATGCCCTGACCCAGGCCAATCCGGGTGTGGACCCGCGCCGTATGTCCATCGGCCAGTCCCTGTCCGTGCCGGCCGGCGGCGCGATGGTGGCCGCGGCCGCGTCGGCGACCCAGTCCGCCCTTGCGGCCGGACATGGGCATATCGTGGCCGAGGGCGACAATTATTGGTCCGTGGCCCGGCGTTACGACGTGAGCGTGGCCGCCCTGACCGCCGCCAATCCGGGCGTGGACCCGACCAGGCTGCGCATCGGCCAGGAACTCGTCATTCCCGGCGCCGCTTCCGGCGCGCCGGTCCATGTCGCGGACGACGGCCGCTACGTGGTGGCCGACGGCGACAATTTCTGGTCCATCGCCCACCGCCTCGGCATCGACGTGGCCGCGCTCACCCAGGCCAATGCCGCCGTGAACCCGCAAAAGCTCCAGCCCGGCCAGGTGCTGTCCCTGCCCGGCGTGAGCAAGGCCGACAGCGGCGACCACGCTCCGGCCCTCGAGTCCCGCACTGTCGGCGACGCCGCCCTGTATCCCGTGGCCAAGGGCGATACCCTGTGGGGGCTTTCCCGCCGCTTCGGCGTGGACCTCGATACGTTGCTCACGGTCAACGGCGAGGTCGATCCGTCCCGGTTGCAGGTCGGCCAGCTCGTGACCATCCCCGGCGGCCAGCCCGTGGCTTCCGCCGAGACCCTGGCTTTTCCGGTGTCCGAGGGCGATACCTTGGCCAGCATCGCCAAGCGCTTCGACGTGAGCGTCGCGGAGCTTATGGCCGCCAATCCCGGCGTCGATCCGCTCCGCTTGCAGGTGGGGCAGGTGCTGCGGGTGCCGTCGTCGCTGGCCGCCGTGGCCGCTTCGGGCTCGGGCCGGCAGACCCCGGCCCAGGCTTCCGTTCCCGTGGCCAATCCCGCCGAGGCAACGCCCGCGCCCGGCCGGAGCCCGCGCCAGCACACCGTGTCGCTCGGCGATACGGTCTGGGACATCGCCCAGCGCTACGGCCTCAGCGTGGAGCGCATTCTTGCCGCCAACAGCGGTCTGGACCCCATGCATCTGCGCATCGGCCAGACCATGCGCCTGCCCGGCGATGCCGTTGTGACCATGGCGGCGGTCCGCTGA